Proteins found in one Limanda limanda chromosome 18, fLimLim1.1, whole genome shotgun sequence genomic segment:
- the LOC133024825 gene encoding hepatic lectin-like, translating into MAEAEVLYNIKSTRARGNTDVATPSTDEDTYCNINYSKTQRPVATPSTDEDTYCNINYSKTQRPASSRRSGVTSERVVLLVLSVLLAAAIIALGVTLSENTQTKKSLQKLEDVAEHLSGILSKTELCKVEQPGKPPSVRNETCPRCEDDWEPHGGKCYFFSSLTSSWTQSRTQCTSMSGDLVVVNSREEQRFLASRVRGKMETPKDLFWIGLTDSKKEGEWIWLDNTKLHPSLTFWREGEPNNQKWSNPDGQDCVRMGEKEGATDMKSWDDQFCEWAQKSICEKPEKACG; encoded by the exons atggctGAAGCTGAAGTTCTTTATAATATTAAGTCCACAAGAGCGAGGGGAAACACAGATG tggccACACCCTCTACAGATGAGGACACTTATTGCAACATCAATTACTCGAAAACTCAGCGACCTG tggccACACCCTCTACAGATGAGGACACTTATTGCAACATCAATTACTCGAAAACTCAGCGACCTG CATCAAGCAGGCGATCGGGGGTCACATCGGAGCGAGTGGTCCTGCTGGTCCTCAGTGTTCTCCTGGCAGCTGCCATCATAGCTCTTGGTGTAACCC TTTCTGAAAACACTCAAACCAAGAAGAGTCTCCAAAAGCTTGAAGATGTGGCTGAACATCTTTCAG GAATACTCAGTAAGACAGAGCTGTGCAAAGTGGAGCAGCCAGGTAAACCTCCTTCAGTAAGAA ATGAAACATGTCCGAGGTGCGAGGACGACTGGGAGCCACACGGGGGAAAGTGTTACTTCTTCTCCTCGTTAACTTCATCCTGGACTCAGAGTAGAACACAATGCACATCAATGAGTGGAGACCTGGTTGTGGtaaacagcagagaggagcag agATTCCTGGCGTCTAGAGTGAGAGGAAAAATGGAAACACCTAAGGACTTGTTCTGGATCGGACTGACAGACTCAAAGAAAGAGGGTGAATGGATTTGGTTGGACAACACAAAACTGCATCCAAG TTTGACGTTTTGGCGTGAGGGCGAGCCAAACAACCAGAAATGGTCGAATCCTGATGGACAGGACTGTGTGAGGATGGGGGAGAAAGAAGGAGCCACGGACATGAAGTCCTGGGACGATCAATTTTGCGAATGGGCTCAAAAAAGTATTTGTGAGAAACCAGAAAAAGCATGTGGCTGA